One stretch of Ipomoea triloba cultivar NCNSP0323 chromosome 8, ASM357664v1 DNA includes these proteins:
- the LOC116027964 gene encoding ankyrin repeat-containing protein NPR4-like isoform X1: MSSLSNTRRRLACCNFHFDVQNPLFHAGHRTRTLDVQIQRAALEGDWNTAERILRTNPNYSRERITKKGETVLHLGTAAKRRGFVRRLVHVLNPEDLEVKNDVGCTAFSYAAMSGVVENAKVMSEKNGKLWNIRDEKGETPIHHAVVMGHKSMVAFLCHITDFSELGDWEIIWLLEATIQNDMYDVATTMLTQCTPLTLTTLDRNQILLDVLARKRIGESRREGIMETFLLATSNVLPSLFFSNWMKQKCLGKEQGRRLFEKIWSECTSLTDGEFLELIRRKEILHYAAREGNVEFLDMILHNNPDLLWELNQKGQTILHVAVLYRQKKVVHLICNVRGYKDFIVLLEDDDRNNVLHLAATLQGLQNSSTPSQDHDHSLLLKQLLIMLDEREEEKIMPQSLLQLSTAALQFEREISWFNEVEKIVPSSLHNMRNNDDKTAKQLFSKEHMALKIEGEKSIRDTANSCMLVATLIATVAFAAAFTLPGGNEERTGTPIFIAQTTFTIFTISDVVAMISSMLSIVTFLSILILRYTEDNFRVALRRLLFGLAALCVSIGGMLVAFTAGFFVVYGKAWQTIVIAAFAGVPVALFLLLNSKLWFDTIASVLLN; encoded by the exons ATGTCAAGTTTAAGTAATACAAGGAGGAGATTAGCATGTTGCAATTTTCACTTTGATGTTCAGAATCCACTATTTCATGCTG GTCACAGAACACGCACACTGGATGTTCAGATCCAACGTGCGGCTCTAGAAGGAGACTGGAACACCGCGGAACGTATTCTGAGAACCAATCCGAATTACAGTCGCGAAAGGATTACGAAAAAAGGAGAAACAGTCCTTCACCTGGGCACAGCGGCGAAAAGGAGAGGATTTGTGCGGCGGCTGGTCCACGTTTTGAACCCAGAAGACTTGGAAGTGAAAAACGATGTGGGATGCACGGCTTTTAGTTACGCAGCCATGTCGGGAGTGGTTGAAAACGCTAAGGTGATGAGCGAGAAGAACGGGAAATTATGGAATATCCGGGATGAGAAGGGTGAAACGCCAATCCATCACGCGGTTGTGATGGGGCATAAATCCATGGTTGCATTCCTCTGTCACATCACGGACTTCTCCGAGTTGGGGGACTGGGAGATCATTTGGCTCTTGGAAGCCACTATTCAGAACGATATGTACG ACGTGGCAACGACAATGTTAACCCAGTGTACACCTTTGACCTTAACAACGTTAGATCggaatcaaatattgttggACGTTTTAGCTCGAAAGCGTATTGGTGAGAGCCGCCGAGAAGGAATTATGGAAACATTTCTTCTTGCAACTTCTAATGTGCTTCCCTCACTGTTTT tctcaaATTGGATGAAACAAAAGTGTTTGGGCAAGGAGCAAGGCAGAAGGCTATTTGAAAAGATTTGGTCAGAGTGTACATCCTTAACCGATGGTGAGTTCCTGGAGCTAATCAGGCGTAAAGAGATACTCCACTATGCTGCAAGAGAGGGGAATGTTGAGTTTCTAGACATGATTCTTCACAACAACCCAGACCTCTTGTGGGAGCTCAATCAAAAAGGACAGACCATTCTCCATGTCGCTGTGTTATATCGACAGAAGAAAGTCGTCCATCTTATTTGCAACGTACGAGGTTACAAAGATTTCATCGTTCTCCTCGAAGACGATGACCGCAACAACGTTTTGCATTTGGCAGCCACACTGCAGGGATTGCAAAACAGCAGCACCCCTTCTCAAGATCACGATCACTCGTTATTGCTTAAG CAACTACTTATTATGTTGGACGAGCGGGAGGAAGAGAAGATTATGCCACAATCACTTCTCCAATTATCCACAGCAGCCCTTCAATTTGAAAGAGAGATCTCATGGTTTAAT GAGGTGGAGAAGATTGTGCCATCATCACTTCACAACATGAGAAACAACGATGACAAAACCGCAAAGCAATTGTTTTCAAAAGAGCACATGGCGTTAAAGATAGAGGGCGAAAAATCCATCAGAGACACCGCAAACTCATGCATGCTCGTGGCAACGCTAATCGCCACCGTTGCATTCGCCGCCGCCTTCACCTTACCGGGCGGCAACGAAGAACGCACAGGAACTCCCATATTCATAGCGCAAACAACGTTTACCATTTTCACAATATCCGATGTGGTGGCGATGATCAGCTCAATGCTCTCAATCGTCACGTTCTTGTCCATCCTAATTTTGCGTTACACGGAAGATAACTTTCGTGTGGCGCTGCGGAGATTGTTGTTTGGACTGGCGGCACTGTGTGTTTCTATAGGTGGGATGCTCGTTGCTTTCACCGCGGGATTCTTTGTGGTGTATGGGAAGGCGTGGCAGACAATTGTGATCGCTGCGTTTGCGGGTGTGCCGGTTGCGTTGTTTTTGCTGCTCAATTCAAAGCTTTGGTTTGACACTATTGCGTCGGTGTTGCTTAACTAG
- the LOC116027964 gene encoding ankyrin repeat-containing protein NPR4-like isoform X2: protein MSSLSNTRRRLACCNFHFDVQNPLFHAGHRTRTLDVQIQRAALEGDWNTAERILRTNPNYSRERITKKGETVLHLGTAAKRRGFVRRLVHVLNPEDLEVKNDVGCTAFSYAAMSGVVENAKVMSEKNGKLWNIRDEKGETPIHHAVVMGHKSMVAFLCHITDFSELGDWEIIWLLEATIQNDMYDVATTMLTQCTPLTLTTLDRNQILLDVLARKRIVSNWMKQKCLGKEQGRRLFEKIWSECTSLTDGEFLELIRRKEILHYAAREGNVEFLDMILHNNPDLLWELNQKGQTILHVAVLYRQKKVVHLICNVRGYKDFIVLLEDDDRNNVLHLAATLQGLQNSSTPSQDHDHSLLLKQLLIMLDEREEEKIMPQSLLQLSTAALQFEREISWFNEVEKIVPSSLHNMRNNDDKTAKQLFSKEHMALKIEGEKSIRDTANSCMLVATLIATVAFAAAFTLPGGNEERTGTPIFIAQTTFTIFTISDVVAMISSMLSIVTFLSILILRYTEDNFRVALRRLLFGLAALCVSIGGMLVAFTAGFFVVYGKAWQTIVIAAFAGVPVALFLLLNSKLWFDTIASVLLN from the exons ATGTCAAGTTTAAGTAATACAAGGAGGAGATTAGCATGTTGCAATTTTCACTTTGATGTTCAGAATCCACTATTTCATGCTG GTCACAGAACACGCACACTGGATGTTCAGATCCAACGTGCGGCTCTAGAAGGAGACTGGAACACCGCGGAACGTATTCTGAGAACCAATCCGAATTACAGTCGCGAAAGGATTACGAAAAAAGGAGAAACAGTCCTTCACCTGGGCACAGCGGCGAAAAGGAGAGGATTTGTGCGGCGGCTGGTCCACGTTTTGAACCCAGAAGACTTGGAAGTGAAAAACGATGTGGGATGCACGGCTTTTAGTTACGCAGCCATGTCGGGAGTGGTTGAAAACGCTAAGGTGATGAGCGAGAAGAACGGGAAATTATGGAATATCCGGGATGAGAAGGGTGAAACGCCAATCCATCACGCGGTTGTGATGGGGCATAAATCCATGGTTGCATTCCTCTGTCACATCACGGACTTCTCCGAGTTGGGGGACTGGGAGATCATTTGGCTCTTGGAAGCCACTATTCAGAACGATATGTACG ACGTGGCAACGACAATGTTAACCCAGTGTACACCTTTGACCTTAACAACGTTAGATCggaatcaaatattgttggACGTTTTAGCTCGAAAGCGTATTG tctcaaATTGGATGAAACAAAAGTGTTTGGGCAAGGAGCAAGGCAGAAGGCTATTTGAAAAGATTTGGTCAGAGTGTACATCCTTAACCGATGGTGAGTTCCTGGAGCTAATCAGGCGTAAAGAGATACTCCACTATGCTGCAAGAGAGGGGAATGTTGAGTTTCTAGACATGATTCTTCACAACAACCCAGACCTCTTGTGGGAGCTCAATCAAAAAGGACAGACCATTCTCCATGTCGCTGTGTTATATCGACAGAAGAAAGTCGTCCATCTTATTTGCAACGTACGAGGTTACAAAGATTTCATCGTTCTCCTCGAAGACGATGACCGCAACAACGTTTTGCATTTGGCAGCCACACTGCAGGGATTGCAAAACAGCAGCACCCCTTCTCAAGATCACGATCACTCGTTATTGCTTAAG CAACTACTTATTATGTTGGACGAGCGGGAGGAAGAGAAGATTATGCCACAATCACTTCTCCAATTATCCACAGCAGCCCTTCAATTTGAAAGAGAGATCTCATGGTTTAAT GAGGTGGAGAAGATTGTGCCATCATCACTTCACAACATGAGAAACAACGATGACAAAACCGCAAAGCAATTGTTTTCAAAAGAGCACATGGCGTTAAAGATAGAGGGCGAAAAATCCATCAGAGACACCGCAAACTCATGCATGCTCGTGGCAACGCTAATCGCCACCGTTGCATTCGCCGCCGCCTTCACCTTACCGGGCGGCAACGAAGAACGCACAGGAACTCCCATATTCATAGCGCAAACAACGTTTACCATTTTCACAATATCCGATGTGGTGGCGATGATCAGCTCAATGCTCTCAATCGTCACGTTCTTGTCCATCCTAATTTTGCGTTACACGGAAGATAACTTTCGTGTGGCGCTGCGGAGATTGTTGTTTGGACTGGCGGCACTGTGTGTTTCTATAGGTGGGATGCTCGTTGCTTTCACCGCGGGATTCTTTGTGGTGTATGGGAAGGCGTGGCAGACAATTGTGATCGCTGCGTTTGCGGGTGTGCCGGTTGCGTTGTTTTTGCTGCTCAATTCAAAGCTTTGGTTTGACACTATTGCGTCGGTGTTGCTTAACTAG
- the LOC116026740 gene encoding protein ACCELERATED CELL DEATH 6-like isoform X1 produces the protein MKKISTLCGFHLAEPPFHHPPSSEHTDAESPPPLNEGKTLQDHRRLYQAAKTGDWKTAKEILGGNPDYVRQRITTGGETVLHIAAAEKHTLFVKKLVEMLGASDLLLKDDRGCTALYHAVTSGVVENAKVMIKKNSELLTIRTYDEISPIQYAALLGHKEMVSHLYKTYSPFAVLPYWEIEDFLKTIILNDMYDVALDILKKERSLAFAEFEGNQCLLNLLVRKLQALTDEKEEWNWGKFIGAHAFTKTVYKAIQEKSSARKKAYELLETIWVEYRSLPACTFKNTIRSQEILHYAAKEGNAKFLDMILQRNPDLLWELNEKGQSILHVAVLHRQEKVVHYIRTKQGYKDFITLLEDNDRNNILHLAAMTATTFLKDQDGSLSQKEKKKVMPQSLPRLSTAALQYEREISWFKEMEKMVPNSFRDRINKNDKTPKQLFAEEHISLRIEGENSIRDTASSCMLVATLIATVAFAAAFTVPGGNSDATGIPNFIKQTSFTVFTISDAVGMIYSMVSIVMFLSILILRYTEDNFHVALSRLLFGLGALCVSVGGMLVAFTAAFFAVYNKAWQSILIAVFAGVPVVLFLSLNSELWFDSISSLWRNVYLRYRNLKLGIKAQGT, from the exons atgaagaagatatCAACACTCTGCGGTTTTCACTTGGCTGAACCGCCATTTCATCATCCTCCGTCCTCTGAGCACACTGATGCTGAAAGTCCTCCTCCTCTGAACG AAGGCAAAACGCTGCAGGATCACCGACGCCTATATCAGGCCGCCAAAACCGGCGACTGGAAAACCGCGAAAGAGATTCTCGGCGGCAATCCAGATTATGTTCGTCAGAGGATCACAACCGGAGGGGAAACAGTTCTCCACATCGCCGCTGCGGAAAAGCACACATTATTCGTAAAGAAGCTGGTGGAGATGCTAGGCGCAAGCGACTTGTTGCTGAAAGACGACAGAGGATGCACTGCACTATATCACGCCGTGACATCGGGGGTTGTGGAGAATGCGAAGGTGATGATAAAGAAGAATTCGGAGCTGCTAACAATCCGGACATATGATGAGATCAGCCCAATCCAGTATGCGGCTTTGTTAGGACATAAGGAAATGGTTTCTCACCTCTACAAAACTTACTCACCTTTCGCGGTGTTGCCATACTGGGAAATCGAAGACTTTCTCAAGACCATTATTCTCAACGATATGTACG ATGTGGCATTAGATATCTTAAAGAAGGAAAGAAGTTTAGCTTTCGCCGAATTCGAAGGGAATCAATGCTTGTTAAATTTGTTAGTTCGAAAGCTCCAAGCACTCACCGACGAAAAGGAAGAATGGAATTGGGGAAAATTTATTGGGGCACATGCCTTTACCAAAACAg TGTACAAAGCTATTCAGGAAAAATCTTCAGCAAGGAAGAAAGCTTACGAGTTACTTGAAACGATCTGGGTTGAATATCGTAGTTTACCAGCTTGTACGTTTAAGAATACAATCAGGAGTCAAGAGATACTTCACTATGCTGCAAAAGAAGGAAATGCTAAGTTTCTGGACATGATTCTTCAGAGGAATCCTGATCTCTTGTGGGAGCTGAATGAAAAGGGGCAGAGCATTCTCCATGTCGCTGTATTGCATCGACAAGAGAAAGTCGTCCATTATATACGCACTAAACAAGGTTATAAAGATTTCATCACTCTCCTCGAAGACAATGACCGCAACAACATTTTGCATTTAGCCGCGATGACTGCAACAACATTTCTCAAAGATCAGGATGGCTCATTATCTCAG aaggagaagaagaaggttATGCCACAATCACTTCCCCGGTTATCCACAGCAGCCCTTCAATATGAAAGAGAGATTTCATGGTTTAAG GAGATGGAGAAGATGGTGCCAAATTCATTCCGCGACAGGATAAATAAGAATGATAAGACCCCAAAGCAATTATTTGCAGAAGAGCACATTTCACTAAGGATAGAGGGTGAGAACTCCATTAGAGACACAGCAAGTTCATGCATGCTGGTGGCGACCTTAATCGCCACAGTGGCGTTTGCCGCCGCCTTCACCGTACCAGGCGGTAACAGTGACGCCACAGGCATCCCAAATTTCATAAAACAAACAAGTTTTACGGTTTTCACAATATCGGATGCGGTGGGGATGATCTACTCAATGGTGTCGATTGTCATGTTCTTATCCATCCTAATTTTGCGTTACACGGAGGATAATTTCCACGTGGCATtgtctagattgttgtttgGACTGGGGGCACTGTGTGTTTCAGTAGGTGGGATGCTGGTTGCTTTTACCGCCGCCTTCTTTGCGGTGTATAACAAGGCATGGCAGTCGATTCTGATTGCTGTGTTTGCGGGTGTGCCCGTGGTGCTGTTTTTGTCCCTCAATTCTGAGTTGTGGTTTGACTCAATTTCGTCCTTATGGCGTAACGTGTATCTGCGTTACCGCAATTTGAAGCTGGGGATTAAAGCTCAGGGCACATGA
- the LOC116026740 gene encoding protein ACCELERATED CELL DEATH 6-like isoform X2, which produces MDGFSEGKTLQDHRRLYQAAKTGDWKTAKEILGGNPDYVRQRITTGGETVLHIAAAEKHTLFVKKLVEMLGASDLLLKDDRGCTALYHAVTSGVVENAKVMIKKNSELLTIRTYDEISPIQYAALLGHKEMVSHLYKTYSPFAVLPYWEIEDFLKTIILNDMYDVALDILKKERSLAFAEFEGNQCLLNLLVRKLQALTDEKEEWNWGKFIGAHAFTKTVYKAIQEKSSARKKAYELLETIWVEYRSLPACTFKNTIRSQEILHYAAKEGNAKFLDMILQRNPDLLWELNEKGQSILHVAVLHRQEKVVHYIRTKQGYKDFITLLEDNDRNNILHLAAMTATTFLKDQDGSLSQKEKKKVMPQSLPRLSTAALQYEREISWFKEMEKMVPNSFRDRINKNDKTPKQLFAEEHISLRIEGENSIRDTASSCMLVATLIATVAFAAAFTVPGGNSDATGIPNFIKQTSFTVFTISDAVGMIYSMVSIVMFLSILILRYTEDNFHVALSRLLFGLGALCVSVGGMLVAFTAAFFAVYNKAWQSILIAVFAGVPVVLFLSLNSELWFDSISSLWRNVYLRYRNLKLGIKAQGT; this is translated from the exons ATGGATGGATTTTCAGAAGGCAAAACGCTGCAGGATCACCGACGCCTATATCAGGCCGCCAAAACCGGCGACTGGAAAACCGCGAAAGAGATTCTCGGCGGCAATCCAGATTATGTTCGTCAGAGGATCACAACCGGAGGGGAAACAGTTCTCCACATCGCCGCTGCGGAAAAGCACACATTATTCGTAAAGAAGCTGGTGGAGATGCTAGGCGCAAGCGACTTGTTGCTGAAAGACGACAGAGGATGCACTGCACTATATCACGCCGTGACATCGGGGGTTGTGGAGAATGCGAAGGTGATGATAAAGAAGAATTCGGAGCTGCTAACAATCCGGACATATGATGAGATCAGCCCAATCCAGTATGCGGCTTTGTTAGGACATAAGGAAATGGTTTCTCACCTCTACAAAACTTACTCACCTTTCGCGGTGTTGCCATACTGGGAAATCGAAGACTTTCTCAAGACCATTATTCTCAACGATATGTACG ATGTGGCATTAGATATCTTAAAGAAGGAAAGAAGTTTAGCTTTCGCCGAATTCGAAGGGAATCAATGCTTGTTAAATTTGTTAGTTCGAAAGCTCCAAGCACTCACCGACGAAAAGGAAGAATGGAATTGGGGAAAATTTATTGGGGCACATGCCTTTACCAAAACAg TGTACAAAGCTATTCAGGAAAAATCTTCAGCAAGGAAGAAAGCTTACGAGTTACTTGAAACGATCTGGGTTGAATATCGTAGTTTACCAGCTTGTACGTTTAAGAATACAATCAGGAGTCAAGAGATACTTCACTATGCTGCAAAAGAAGGAAATGCTAAGTTTCTGGACATGATTCTTCAGAGGAATCCTGATCTCTTGTGGGAGCTGAATGAAAAGGGGCAGAGCATTCTCCATGTCGCTGTATTGCATCGACAAGAGAAAGTCGTCCATTATATACGCACTAAACAAGGTTATAAAGATTTCATCACTCTCCTCGAAGACAATGACCGCAACAACATTTTGCATTTAGCCGCGATGACTGCAACAACATTTCTCAAAGATCAGGATGGCTCATTATCTCAG aaggagaagaagaaggttATGCCACAATCACTTCCCCGGTTATCCACAGCAGCCCTTCAATATGAAAGAGAGATTTCATGGTTTAAG GAGATGGAGAAGATGGTGCCAAATTCATTCCGCGACAGGATAAATAAGAATGATAAGACCCCAAAGCAATTATTTGCAGAAGAGCACATTTCACTAAGGATAGAGGGTGAGAACTCCATTAGAGACACAGCAAGTTCATGCATGCTGGTGGCGACCTTAATCGCCACAGTGGCGTTTGCCGCCGCCTTCACCGTACCAGGCGGTAACAGTGACGCCACAGGCATCCCAAATTTCATAAAACAAACAAGTTTTACGGTTTTCACAATATCGGATGCGGTGGGGATGATCTACTCAATGGTGTCGATTGTCATGTTCTTATCCATCCTAATTTTGCGTTACACGGAGGATAATTTCCACGTGGCATtgtctagattgttgtttgGACTGGGGGCACTGTGTGTTTCAGTAGGTGGGATGCTGGTTGCTTTTACCGCCGCCTTCTTTGCGGTGTATAACAAGGCATGGCAGTCGATTCTGATTGCTGTGTTTGCGGGTGTGCCCGTGGTGCTGTTTTTGTCCCTCAATTCTGAGTTGTGGTTTGACTCAATTTCGTCCTTATGGCGTAACGTGTATCTGCGTTACCGCAATTTGAAGCTGGGGATTAAAGCTCAGGGCACATGA